The Bacillota bacterium genomic sequence CTCAAGGTATTTCAGGTGGGCAATCGCCTCCCCGGTCGCGAACCATTTTTGCGCGACAGGAAACAAATCCCAGGAATCATAAGTCATATCCCAGGTCATTTGTGACGCTACCTGATAGGCAGTCTGTACGCCCTTGGTTAAGATAGCTAGGACCTCATCAATCCGGCGCTGGTGGTGGAGCTTCAGCTCTTGAATCCGCCGTTTACAGTCGTTAATCAGCCCCCGGTGACCAGGCAAGGCCAGGTCGATATCGAGTTGGTCGACCAGGTCGAGGCTGTTAAGGTATTCCTGGAGATAACTACCTTGAGGCGACCATTGGGAAATGTTAGGGGTGATGTCCCCAAGAATATGGTCCCCCGCGACCAGGATTTTTTTCGCGGATTCGTATAGACACATATGGCCCCGCGTGTGACCAGGAGTTGCCACGCACCGAAAATGATAGTCGCCGATGCTGATCGAATCACCTTCATGCACTATAGTAAAATCCAGGTGGCCAATAGGGCTGAATAAATAACCAGGGTGTTTTTCAATTGCCTCGTGTGACTCATCTTCGGGAAAGCCATTTAAGTAGGCAAAGTTTCGCATTTTATCCCAGTAATCCCTGGAGCGTGTAAAATTATTGAGGACAGCGGCATCCGGTTGACTGCAGTAGATCCGGGAGTTGCTGGTAGCTAGATTACCTACAAGGCCAGAATGATCAGCGTGCATGTGGGTAAGAAAAAAATCCGTCTTATCTAAATCCACGCCAAGCTCCCGCAGACCAAAGTCCATTGCCCTTTGACATTCCTCCCGGTTCATGCCGGTATCAATAATCAAATTTCGGTTCTCTGCTTTAATCACATACGCATTGAGGGCTTTTAAGGGATTCCTGGGAAGCGGAACCTCGATTTTATACAGGTTTGGTAAAATCTTCTGCGTAACCAAGCCATTCACTCCTCCATCCAAAAATGCCTCCCAATTAGGGGAGGCGGTATATTAGACTAACTCATCCCTAACAATTGTCTAGGATTCTCCGCCACCATCTGTCTGATCCAATGCCAAGGAATCCCGGCCTCGAAGAGACCGCAGCAGAACCGCATTAAGCCTTCGCTGGGATCCAGACCATCTTTCTCCCCCAAATCCGTCTCGAGAAGACAGCGCTCAGGGCCGATTCGCCTGATCTCCTCAGCAGTTCGACTGATTGGGTACCTACCCCATTTCTCCGTGGTAGGCAAGAAAGAGCGCTCAATGTAGACACCCAGACGGGCCATCTCCAATTGGAAATCAAGCGGAAGTGAGGAAACCGGTAATTCGGGGTGGTTGAGCACTACTCGTTTAACACCCAGTTCCCGCGCCGCGGGTACCAGTTGGCCGATCTCTTCCAGAGAAAGGTGACCAGTAGCCAGGACGGCATCCCTTTCGGCTACGATTTTGACGATGTCGATCACCTCAGGGAGTAACCGACCAGAATCGTCAAGGATACGGAGGGGTTTAACCGGGTATTTGAGCTGAATGGTGGCAGCCATTTCCTGGTAACCGGCGTCTCCATAGTATCGGAGATGGTTTTGCGCATGGATGGTCGGCATCCAGACAATCTTACCTCCCAGCCCCAGCGCCAGTTCAACGCTGTAGGGGTTGAACCCGCCGACAAAATGATTCAGGACTACCCCGCCAAATACTTGAATACCAGCCACATAGCGGTCGGCCACGTGCGCCCGTTCAACCGAAGACCCTTCATGAGCTTTAAGAACCACGGCAGCCAGACCGGCTTTCGCCGCTTGTTTGGCCAACTCCCAGTCGTCGTAGAGCCTGGGGAATAGACTGAGTCCCGCGTGGACATGAACATCCACCGCCCCCTTGAGCATTTCCCAGGCTGCCGATTCTTCGATTCGTTCAGTCGTCGGCATCAGGTTCATCCCTTTCTGCTAATGGTTAACATCGGGCGGAATGCGGCTGTTCTTAACCCAATTCTAAACGCCGGCGAAAATTTAATCAAGCCTCATATTTTTCCCGGCATCGTATCTCAACCAGCACGCTACCCAAGCGGCCCGTATTTTCGCACCCGCTCAATTTGCTCCTTAATCCCTGCTTCAAAACTGAACTTCAAGGGCCGGCCCACAGCCTGCTCCAGGCGGGTACCATCCAGCCACGAGGCATAATAAGTGGGTGCAGACCACAGCGCCGATAAAACCGGTCCCCCCAAAAACTGCCACAGTCACCGCTATTCCCCCTTTCATCAATCAGCAATTATGATTAACCCTTCACCATGCTCCCGCCATCAATCGTGATCACCTCAAGATTAACAACCGATCGCCGTCCCTCAGCCAATGTGGTCAAGCTCCCGAATAGCCTTCATCATCTTTAAAATTTTCAAGGTTCTTTCCTTTTGGACTTGAGCCACATCCACCTGGCTATAGTCCTTCAGTCCCCGGCCGGTCTTAACTCCTAACCAACCTTTTGACGTCAACTCAACCGCCAGGCCCAAGGGCTCCGTGCTGTTACATAAATGCGGGATCACAAACGATCCGACCTTCAGGCTCACGTCCCAGCCAATGTGGTCGCGCAACTCCAGCGGTCCCTCGAACGGCCAGCGCACTCCGTAGGTAGCCTTTAGGGCTGCATCAACATCCTCCGGCGTGGCCCACCCCTGCGCCACCATGTAACAGGCCTCCCGAAAGATGGCCTGCCCGATCCGGTTGAGAATAAACCCGGGAATATACTGGTTGACCATGGCTGGCTTTTTCCCTAACTTGATGAGCAATGCTTTCATCGTTTCCACCGTATCCTCTGCGGTCTGGGGCCCCCGGACAATCTCCACCAAAGGCATGATGTGGGGAGGCGTGCACCAGTGGGCAATAATCAGCCGCTCAGGATGGGAAACTTCCGCGATGTCAAAAATGTTCAGGGCTGAGGTGTTACTGACCAGGATCGTTTCCGCGGGACAAAGACGATCAAGTTCGGTAAATAACGCCCGTTTGGCGGACGCGTCTTCGAAAATGGCTTCGAGGACCAGGTTGGCCTGGGAAGCAGCCGGCGCAAGCCGGTCAGTGAAAGTAATCCGTTGTTGGGCTTCCCTCGCCACCTCTTCGGTCATCTCCCCTACCGAGCACAGCGTTTCCACGTTGTTCGCGATCAAGTACCGGGCTTTCTCCAGTTGAGCCGGGCCCTGATCGACCAGGGTGGTCTCGAATCCGTTAACCGCAAACACCTGGGCGATCGAATGACCCTGGGTCCCCGCCCCGACCACGACGACTTTCCAGTTGTCGAACAAGATGTCCACCCCTTTCCAGCATTTTTTGATTAACTCGGATTTGTGACTAAGATTTTTATCTACAGTTCACGAATGTTTTTTAACATTTTGAAAATTTTCATGGTCCTCTCCTTTTGGATTTCCTGAATGTCCACATTGCTATAGTCCTTCAGCCCCCGCCCGGACTTGACCCCCAACCAGCCCTTTTGGACCATTTCCACCGCCAGGGGCATTGGGCCGGTGTCATTACACAGGTGCGGGAAAAGGAACGACGCTACCTTGGTACTGATGTCCCAGCCTAAATGGTCGCGCAGTTCCAGCGGTCCTTCAAAAGCAAAGCGCGGGCCGTAAGTGGAAACAACCGCGGTGTCGATGTCCTCCCAGGTACACCACCCCTGGGCCATCATATAACCTGCTTCTCGCGCAATCACCGCCGAAAAACGGTTGACAATAAATCCCGGCACGTATTGATTCAGCACGGCGGGGGTCTTGCCTAACTTTGTAAGTAAGGCTTTGACTGTTTCTACGGTTTCGTCTGAGGTCTGGAGCCCACGGACGACCTCGACCAGAGGCATGATGTGGGGCGGGTTAAACCAGTGGGCAATGATCAACCTTTCTGGATGGGACACCTCGGCGATCTCAAAAATGTTCAGGGCCGAGGTGTTGCTGGTAAAAATAGTGTCAGCCGAACAAAGTTTATCCAGTATGGCAAAAAGTTCTCGTTTGGCCGGCGGGCTCTCATAAATGGTCTCAACCACGAAATTGGCCTGAGGCGCGCCCTCTTCGAGCTTATCCGTATAAGTGATGAGTTTCTGCGCCTTTTCAACTACATCCTCGGGAATCTCCCCCACTGAGCAGAGGGTCTGTAAGTTTCCAGCGATCATTTTTTGGGCTTTTTCCAGTTGCTCGGGACTCTGGTCGACCAGCGTTGTCTCAAAACCGTGGACCGCAAAGGCCAGGGCAATGGAAT encodes the following:
- a CDS encoding MBL fold metallo-hydrolase; this encodes MVTQKILPNLYKIEVPLPRNPLKALNAYVIKAENRNLIIDTGMNREECQRAMDFGLRELGVDLDKTDFFLTHMHADHSGLVGNLATSNSRIYCSQPDAAVLNNFTRSRDYWDKMRNFAYLNGFPEDESHEAIEKHPGYLFSPIGHLDFTIVHEGDSISIGDYHFRCVATPGHTRGHMCLYESAKKILVAGDHILGDITPNISQWSPQGSYLQEYLNSLDLVDQLDIDLALPGHRGLINDCKRRIQELKLHHQRRIDEVLAILTKGVQTAYQVASQMTWDMTYDSWDLFPVAQKWFATGEAIAHLKYLEEKGVIQREMKDQMFVFSRKS
- a CDS encoding 3-hydroxyacyl-CoA dehydrogenase family protein; its protein translation is MFDNWKVVVVGAGTQGHSIAQVFAVNGFETTLVDQGPAQLEKARYLIANNVETLCSVGEMTEEVAREAQQRITFTDRLAPAASQANLVLEAIFEDASAKRALFTELDRLCPAETILVSNTSALNIFDIAEVSHPERLIIAHWCTPPHIMPLVEIVRGPQTAEDTVETMKALLIKLGKKPAMVNQYIPGFILNRIGQAIFREACYMVAQGWATPEDVDAALKATYGVRWPFEGPLELRDHIGWDVSLKVGSFVIPHLCNSTEPLGLAVELTSKGWLGVKTGRGLKDYSQVDVAQVQKERTLKILKMMKAIRELDHIG
- a CDS encoding 3-hydroxyacyl-CoA dehydrogenase family protein, with translation MFENWRIMVVGAGTMGHSIALAFAVHGFETTLVDQSPEQLEKAQKMIAGNLQTLCSVGEIPEDVVEKAQKLITYTDKLEEGAPQANFVVETIYESPPAKRELFAILDKLCSADTIFTSNTSALNIFEIAEVSHPERLIIAHWFNPPHIMPLVEVVRGLQTSDETVETVKALLTKLGKTPAVLNQYVPGFIVNRFSAVIAREAGYMMAQGWCTWEDIDTAVVSTYGPRFAFEGPLELRDHLGWDISTKVASFLFPHLCNDTGPMPLAVEMVQKGWLGVKSGRGLKDYSNVDIQEIQKERTMKIFKMLKNIREL